A genomic window from Phyllopteryx taeniolatus isolate TA_2022b chromosome 2, UOR_Ptae_1.2, whole genome shotgun sequence includes:
- the tmem41b gene encoding transmembrane protein 41B has protein sequence MAKKRRDGRESDGLLISQEEVNANATDSIALTDSHHATGVSTRMSLLILLAVFTCSASVMYLVYRNFPELPDDEMEKIKIPKDMDDAKALGTVLSKYKDTYYSQVLVAYFATYIFLQTFAIPGSIFLSILSGYLYPFPLALFLVCLCSGLGASFCYMLSYLVGRPMVYKYLTEKAQKWSQQVDKHRDHLINYMVFLRITPFLPNWFINITSPVINVPLGVFFVGTFLGVAPPSFVAINAGTTLYKLTTAGEAVSWNSLAVLAVLAVLSILPVCFQKRLQQKLE, from the exons ATGGCCAAAAAGCGGAGGGATGGACGAGAGTCCGACGGCTTGCTTATATCACAGGAGGAAGTCAACGCTAATGCTACGGACTCCATAGCACTGACAG ACAGCCATCACGCCACAGGGGTCTCCACACGCATGTCTCTCCTCATTCTCCTTGCTGTCTTTACCTGCTCAGCCTCAGTCATGTACCTGGTCTATAGGAACTTCCCAGAGCTTCCAGA tgatgAAATGGAGAAAATCAAGATCCCCAAAGACATGGATGATGCCAAAGCTTTGGGAACTGTGTTGTCCAAATACAAAGACACCTACTACAGCCAGGTGTTGGTGGCCTACTTTGCGACATATATTTT CCTCCAGACCTTTGCGATCCCTGGATCAATTTTTCTCAGCATCCTGTCTGGATATCTTTACCCTTTCCCCCTGGCTCTCTTCTTAGTCTGCTTG TGCTCTGGTTTGGGGGCTTCCTTCTGCTACATGCTGTCCTACTTGGTGGGCCGACCCATGGTCTACAAATATCTTACGGAAAAAGCCCAGAAGTGGTCGCAGCAG GTGGATAAACACAGAGATCATTTAATCAATTACATGGTTTTCCTGAGGATAACGCCCTTTCTTCCCAACTGGTTCATCAACATCACTTCACCTGTCATCAACGTGCCCTTGGGAGTTTTCTTCGTCGGGACCTTTCTGG GCGTGGCGCCGCCATCTTTCGTAGCCATCAACGCGGGCACGACGCTGTACAAACTGACCACCGCCGGCGAGGCCGTGTCCTGGAACTCCCTGGCTGTCCTCGCCGTCCTCGCTGTGCTCTCCATCTTGCCTGTCTGCTTCCAGAAAAGGCTGCAGCAGAAACTGGAGTAG